One genomic segment of Thermoplasmata archaeon includes these proteins:
- a CDS encoding SBBP repeat-containing protein, with protein MFVVAVFILLIPAAFQVVILFQGWAETPTAFTGARLSVYPPPTQASVSDQLTFSTYLGGDGVDQGETVAVDANGNVYVVGQTAAPSLPDTPGFPVTPGAFDSILRGESDGFVAKFNATGIPEFITFLGGTGADNALDVAVDNSGSVYVSGWTDSTDFPTTADAFNRNNSGGRDGFLAKLSPDGANLLYASYIGGSGQDEVAHLALGPDSTVYFTGTIDSPDFPITPGAYDTTLDGTSDAYAARLDVQGDRLLFSTYLGGTSSDFSRDIAVDGSGSPIVVGTTDSYDFPTSSGAFDATLNGTDGFVVRLNADGTDLPYGSFFGGSGSDGITSLALDENGLVSATGYTASTDLPTTEGALSRVYHGGNSDSFLFRMNPQGALLYSTFVGGSGDDNGQAVAVDGAGTTYLLGVTSSTDFPTTSDAMSKVNRGFTDSYILTLDSPGTAISYSSYFGGSGWDHGALLAVDNESHVYVTGSTGSSDFPVTVGAFDTTLDGSSDAFVARMRIPKPAESPIPPSLPCGLLFTPLIGGLGLVAWALPLRSRNRRAEPGSHEPEKTRK; from the coding sequence GTGTTCGTCGTCGCCGTGTTCATCTTGTTGATTCCCGCCGCATTCCAGGTCGTGATACTTTTCCAGGGGTGGGCCGAGACCCCGACTGCGTTCACGGGAGCCCGCTTGAGCGTCTATCCTCCGCCTACGCAGGCGTCAGTTTCGGACCAGCTCACCTTCTCGACGTACTTGGGAGGTGACGGGGTCGATCAAGGCGAAACCGTGGCGGTCGATGCTAACGGAAACGTGTACGTCGTTGGCCAGACCGCGGCCCCGAGCCTCCCCGATACCCCGGGCTTCCCCGTGACCCCGGGGGCCTTCGACTCGATTCTTCGAGGCGAGTCCGATGGATTCGTCGCAAAGTTCAATGCAACTGGGATCCCGGAGTTCATCACGTTTCTCGGAGGCACGGGAGCGGACAACGCCCTGGATGTTGCTGTCGACAATTCGGGGAGTGTGTATGTCTCCGGATGGACCGACTCGACCGATTTCCCCACGACCGCTGATGCCTTCAACCGGAACAACAGCGGCGGACGCGACGGCTTTCTCGCGAAGCTGAGCCCGGACGGTGCGAACCTGCTCTACGCCAGCTACATCGGCGGAAGTGGCCAAGATGAGGTCGCCCACCTCGCGCTGGGACCCGACAGCACGGTCTACTTCACGGGTACCATTGACTCGCCGGATTTCCCGATCACGCCGGGCGCCTACGACACGACTCTGGATGGCACGAGCGACGCGTACGCGGCTCGGCTGGACGTACAAGGAGATCGTCTGCTCTTCTCAACCTACTTGGGAGGGACGAGTAGCGATTTCTCGAGGGACATCGCCGTCGACGGGTCTGGGAGCCCGATTGTCGTCGGGACCACCGATTCGTACGATTTCCCGACCAGCTCCGGTGCCTTCGACGCGACGTTGAATGGCACGGATGGTTTCGTCGTCAGGCTCAATGCGGACGGGACGGACTTGCCCTACGGTTCCTTCTTCGGGGGCAGCGGGTCGGACGGGATCACGTCGCTCGCGCTCGACGAGAACGGGCTCGTCTCCGCGACCGGATATACGGCGTCGACGGATCTCCCAACGACGGAAGGCGCGCTCAGCCGAGTCTATCACGGGGGCAACTCGGACAGCTTCTTGTTTCGGATGAACCCGCAGGGGGCACTTCTCTACTCCACATTCGTGGGAGGAAGCGGAGATGACAATGGACAAGCCGTCGCGGTAGACGGCGCGGGGACGACGTACCTCCTTGGGGTCACCTCCTCCACCGACTTCCCCACCACCTCGGATGCGATGAGCAAGGTCAACCGCGGATTCACAGATAGCTACATCCTCACACTCGATAGCCCGGGAACTGCGATTTCCTATTCCTCGTACTTCGGCGGAAGCGGTTGGGATCACGGCGCTCTCCTTGCCGTTGACAACGAAAGCCACGTCTACGTGACGGGGTCGACCGGTTCCTCCGACTTCCCGGTCACCGTCGGGGCCTTTGACACGACGCTCGATGGTAGCTCCGATGCCTTCGTGGCGCGAATGAGAATTCCGAAGCCGGCCGAGTCCCCGATCCCTCCATCGTTGCCGTGCGGGCTCTTGTTCACCCCGCTGATCGGAGGATTGGGTCTGGTCGCCTGGGCCCTTCCACTTCGCTCTCGGAACCGGCGTGCCGAGCCCGGCTCTCACGAACCGGAGAAGACCCGCAAGTAG
- a CDS encoding ABC transporter ATP-binding protein translates to MPEPVLSARELWKSYDGRSDVLRGVSLDVGRDEAVLLWGPNGSGKTTLLSILGGLDVPTRGSVSIAGREISRLRERELSKVRLHEIGFVFQTHNLIDDLTVEENVALPLRLARRPADRRVADLLETFDLARLATRRPNEISVGESQRVAVARALANGPKALLADEPTASLDAKGTEAVLEAFSLARTSYRAAIVLASHDADVRAIPSSRYRLEAGVLAPES, encoded by the coding sequence ATGCCCGAACCGGTCTTGTCGGCCCGCGAGTTGTGGAAGTCGTACGACGGTCGGTCCGACGTGCTTCGGGGCGTGTCCCTCGACGTCGGCCGGGACGAGGCGGTTCTCCTCTGGGGCCCGAACGGGAGCGGGAAGACGACGCTCCTCTCGATCCTCGGCGGGCTTGACGTGCCGACGCGCGGCTCCGTGTCGATCGCGGGCCGCGAGATCTCTCGCCTCCGGGAACGGGAACTGTCGAAGGTCCGCCTTCACGAGATCGGTTTCGTGTTCCAGACGCACAACCTGATCGACGACCTGACCGTCGAAGAGAACGTGGCGCTCCCGCTGCGCCTCGCGAGACGACCCGCGGACCGACGCGTCGCGGACCTGCTCGAGACGTTCGACCTCGCGCGCCTCGCGACCCGACGCCCGAACGAGATCTCGGTCGGCGAATCGCAGCGCGTGGCCGTTGCCCGGGCGCTCGCGAACGGACCGAAGGCCCTCCTGGCGGATGAGCCGACCGCGTCGCTCGATGCGAAAGGCACCGAGGCGGTCCTGGAGGCGTTCTCCCTCGCGCGGACGTCGTACCGGGCCGCCATCGTGCTCGCCAGCCACGACGCGGACGTGCGCGCAATCCCGTCGTCGCGGTATCGGCTCGAGGCGGGCGTCCTCGCGCCGGAGTCTTGA
- a CDS encoding lipopolysaccharide biosynthesis protein: MRPLEDARDRMQRLVGRAWDEAKTPLYRNAFFIMSSSVIGSALGFFFWLVVYRSFRPDDVAVAVALFQTTTFVSTLGLFGLGVGLIRFLPAEENKVHLVNACLTIGGIASLIAAAVFIVGIDVWANKLDFILSTPIYWIAILATTTALAFAPIIDQTGFAMRRADLITWRTLIFALLKIPFALVFATIVATNGRLGVFMALAIPMTIAVGVEGLYFLPRVLPGFRPRPTTNFEGIRPMVHFSLGNYAASAIGASAGMLLPLMVLQVLTKDDVNFFYIASVVAAILSIIPGAAFTSFYAEASQKNANRHLDERRAILLSLVLLIPGILVMWVFARFMLELFGDPKFADGAIGPLRILVFAAIPSFLNAIYGTRVRVRKRTGPLIVGTVISSAVTFGLGYPLLLSDGINGLAIAVTLAQVASVPYYYVVARRSFKGEEAPPAAPVEI; the protein is encoded by the coding sequence ATGCGGCCCCTCGAGGACGCGCGAGATCGGATGCAGCGCCTCGTGGGCCGCGCCTGGGACGAGGCGAAGACCCCGCTCTACCGCAACGCGTTTTTCATCATGTCCTCGAGCGTGATCGGCTCCGCGCTCGGCTTCTTCTTCTGGCTCGTCGTATACCGCTCCTTCAGGCCGGACGACGTCGCGGTCGCGGTCGCCTTGTTCCAGACGACGACGTTTGTCAGCACCCTCGGACTCTTCGGCCTCGGCGTGGGCCTGATTCGATTCCTCCCGGCAGAAGAGAACAAGGTGCATCTCGTGAACGCCTGCCTCACGATCGGGGGCATCGCGAGCCTCATCGCCGCGGCGGTCTTCATCGTGGGCATCGATGTCTGGGCGAACAAACTCGATTTCATCTTGTCCACGCCGATCTATTGGATCGCGATCCTCGCGACCACGACGGCCCTCGCTTTCGCGCCGATCATCGACCAGACGGGCTTCGCGATGCGCCGGGCGGACCTCATCACGTGGCGGACCCTGATCTTCGCGCTCCTCAAGATTCCCTTCGCCCTCGTCTTCGCCACAATCGTAGCCACGAACGGCCGGCTCGGGGTCTTCATGGCCCTGGCGATCCCCATGACGATCGCCGTCGGCGTGGAGGGTCTGTACTTCCTCCCTCGGGTGCTCCCCGGCTTCCGGCCTCGCCCGACGACGAACTTCGAAGGGATCCGGCCGATGGTCCATTTCAGCCTCGGCAACTACGCGGCGAGTGCGATCGGCGCCTCGGCGGGGATGCTCCTCCCGCTCATGGTCTTGCAAGTCCTCACGAAGGACGATGTGAACTTCTTCTACATCGCCAGCGTCGTTGCGGCGATCCTGAGCATCATCCCCGGCGCCGCGTTCACGTCGTTCTACGCGGAGGCGTCCCAGAAGAACGCCAACCGCCATCTGGATGAGCGGCGCGCGATCCTCTTGTCCCTCGTCCTCCTGATCCCCGGCATCCTTGTGATGTGGGTCTTCGCGCGGTTCATGCTCGAGCTGTTCGGCGATCCGAAGTTCGCGGACGGCGCGATCGGCCCGCTCCGGATCCTCGTCTTCGCCGCGATCCCGTCGTTCTTGAACGCCATTTACGGAACGCGGGTCCGCGTGCGGAAGCGGACGGGTCCGCTCATCGTGGGGACCGTCATCAGCTCGGCTGTGACGTTCGGCCTCGGCTACCCGCTCCTCTTGTCGGACGGGATCAACGGACTCGCGATCGCGGTGACGTTGGCACAGGTCGCCTCCGTGCCGTACTACTACGTCGTCGCGCGGCGGTCGTTCAAAGGAGAGGAAGCCCCTCCCGCGGCCCCCGTCGAGATCTAG
- a CDS encoding type II CAAX endopeptidase family protein, whose translation MATATASETAALPVPSRWAVLLGYLGAVVVAEVLIAIPAGAERPYQSVGLGIHILLVFGLMFGSVVMEARDRTMAVLLVATSLASLVRVFSLAVPRYNFLDLQSPNPEADPLNTIPWLALVSIPLLVSIAAVAYVQRLRPRDLGLRFRTWRDIPIQTAIALTGIPLGLVEFEILRPGAWVAELALGPLVLGGLAIFFATGVSEELIFRGILLKRAIEGLGDAGGLLFVTALFASLHIFFLSPIDMVFVFSVGLFYGYVVLKTKNLWGAIFSHSLGNVVLYLVAPFVFG comes from the coding sequence ATGGCGACGGCGACCGCCTCGGAGACCGCGGCCCTGCCGGTGCCCTCGCGCTGGGCCGTGCTCCTTGGCTACCTCGGGGCCGTGGTCGTCGCAGAGGTCCTCATCGCAATTCCTGCCGGGGCGGAGCGGCCGTACCAATCCGTGGGCTTGGGCATCCACATCCTCCTCGTTTTCGGGTTGATGTTCGGGTCCGTCGTGATGGAGGCGCGCGATCGGACGATGGCCGTGTTGCTCGTGGCCACGAGCCTCGCCTCCCTCGTCCGAGTATTCTCGCTCGCCGTGCCTCGATACAACTTCCTGGACCTGCAGAGCCCGAACCCGGAGGCGGACCCGCTGAACACGATCCCGTGGCTCGCCCTCGTGAGCATCCCGCTCCTCGTGTCGATCGCCGCGGTCGCGTACGTCCAGCGGCTCCGTCCGCGGGACCTCGGGCTGCGCTTCCGGACGTGGCGGGACATCCCGATTCAGACGGCAATTGCGTTGACCGGCATCCCGCTCGGGCTAGTCGAGTTCGAGATCCTCCGGCCCGGCGCGTGGGTTGCGGAGCTGGCGTTGGGGCCGCTCGTGCTTGGAGGGCTCGCGATTTTCTTCGCCACGGGCGTCTCGGAGGAACTCATCTTCCGCGGCATCCTGTTGAAGCGCGCGATCGAAGGGCTCGGCGACGCCGGCGGCCTTCTGTTCGTGACCGCCCTCTTCGCGTCGCTCCACATCTTCTTCCTGAGCCCGATCGACATGGTGTTCGTCTTTTCCGTCGGCCTCTTCTACGGATACGTCGTCCTGAAGACGAAGAACCTCTGGGGCGCGATCTTCAGCCACAGCCTCGGGAACGTCGTCTTGTATCTGGTGGCGCCGTTCGTCTTCGGGTAG
- a CDS encoding nucleotidyltransferase domain-containing protein: MAESPDILPTSGLESILGSTARLRVAKLLVELPDKEFTGREIGRLLAMSHSSVLDALRVLTDYGLATERVLGRAHVFRVNRDYFLYTLLANLFRSERDQRRRIAEVIRGSLASSSISVVLFGSRAMEGARKHSDLDLLVVAKDVNQAESALSHLRARLRRTYGLDLDAKVLTLGQLKSKLGAPFVRAGLAEGILIGGVPLEKVLESAA, from the coding sequence ATGGCCGAATCTCCGGACATCCTCCCCACGTCGGGCCTTGAGTCGATCTTGGGCTCGACCGCCCGCCTCCGCGTCGCGAAGCTCCTAGTGGAACTTCCGGACAAGGAGTTCACGGGTCGCGAGATCGGCCGCCTCCTGGCTATGAGCCATTCCTCGGTCCTCGATGCGCTCCGAGTCCTCACGGACTACGGCTTGGCAACCGAGCGGGTGCTTGGACGGGCGCACGTGTTCCGGGTCAACCGGGACTACTTCCTGTACACCCTCTTGGCCAATTTATTCCGCTCCGAGCGGGATCAACGGAGGCGGATTGCGGAGGTCATCAGGGGTTCCCTAGCGAGCAGCTCGATTTCCGTCGTGCTGTTCGGGAGCCGAGCCATGGAGGGGGCTCGCAAGCACAGCGATCTCGATCTCCTCGTGGTCGCGAAGGACGTCAACCAGGCCGAGTCAGCGCTCTCTCACCTGCGGGCCCGGCTTCGGCGAACCTATGGGCTGGATCTGGACGCAAAGGTCTTGACGCTCGGCCAGCTGAAGTCGAAGCTCGGAGCCCCCTTCGTCAGGGCCGGCCTTGCCGAAGGGATCCTGATCGGCGGCGTCCCGCTCGAGAAGGTGTTGGAGTCTGCCGCCTAG